One Intestinimonas butyriciproducens genomic window, AGATGTCTGGGCTGCGCATTACAGGGAGTAATGACACCTCATTTTCGAACATGATCCAGCAGAATATCCCAGAAGAGTTGTTAAACGCTCTGGACGGGAAAACCGTTACAGCGTCTATCCTTGTAGCCGAGAATACGGGTGGTGGCGCTGTAGCTACTAGGCTTGGATCAATCCCTGGAAGTGCTGTCACGACGGGGCTGTCTACATTTACAGTGACATTTAATAAGATCTCACATTCCTATTTTTCCATCCAGTGTGCCACCCCTAATACCGCAAATTTCGTAGTGCAGGCGGTTAAACTCGAGCTCGGCACTCAACAGACCTTGGCGCGCAAAGCCGTAGACGGTACGTGGACGCTGATTGACCCGCCGCCTAATAAGGCGGAAGAGCTGGCGAAGTGTCAGAGGTATTTCTACAGAAAAAAAGGCACTGGTCCCTATTCATATTATGGCAACGGTTATATCGACTCCGAAAATGGTGCATTTATTTTCGTTAATGTGCCAGAAATGCGAGTCGAGCCGACTGTTTCGGCAAGCGGCAATTTTATATTAAGCATACCAAGAAAAGCAATTTCAGTTACTTCAATTTCTTACGGCGGGGCATCCACTAATGGGTTTAATAGGATTTCTGTATCTGCTACAAGCTCGTTAACATCTAATACGCCGGTAATGCTGCAAGCAGACAATGACACGTCTACATACATTGACTTTTCCGCAGACCTATAAGGAGGCAACAACATGGAAGGAACAAAATCCAAAGTGTACGTCCTCCTTGACGGGGACAAGATCATCCGCTGCGAGGGCGGGTATACCATGAGCAACATCCAGGACATTGACGCCTGGACGTACATCGACGAGGGCAGCGGCGACCGCTACAACCTGTGCCAAATCCACTACTTTGACGGGGGCTTATACACTGACGATGGCATCACCCGGTATAAGCTGGAGGACGGTCATGCAGCAGCACGTACCGATGAGGAGATCGAGGCGGACCGTGCAGCGCTGCCCAAGTCATGCCCTCCTGACCTTGCGTCTCGCGTGGAAGCACTAGAGGAGATCACCGCAGCAATTGAGAGAGGGCTATCCACATGAGACTAAGAGCAACAGGCCAAACGCTGGAGTTAGTAGAGTCTGAACGACTGGTATCCGGGTCGGTAGAAATCTATACGGCAGCATTTGAGTTTGACGCAGCCTGGGATGGATATGCAAAAACAGCGGTGTTTACAGACGATATGGGCCGCAGCGCTGAGATTGCATTGACAGATAATACATGCACAGTCCCATGGGAAATCCTTCGGGCGGGCAAGTATATCCATATAGGCATATATGGAGTAAATGGGGACAAGCGATATCCGACGATTTACACAGCGAACGGTCTCAGGGTCTTTGAGGGTGCATTGCCCGCAAACCCATCTCAGCCCCCGAGCCCCACAGAGTATGAGCAGCTATTGAGCATGATCGGAGACACATCGGCCCTTAAAACCACGGACAAGTCCTCTTTGGTTGCGGCAATCAATGAGATATACCAAGCAGGCGGCGGTGGAAAGTCCGTTACAGATGCTCAGGTAAATGGGGACGGCGACCTTATCATCACCCTGTCAGACGGCACCACCATCAACGCGGGGCATGTAGTGGGCGCGGAAGGTGCGCAAGGCCCAGAGGGACCTCAAGGGCCGCCCGGCGCGGAAGGAGAACAGGGACCAGCGGGGCCCAAGGGAGACACCGGGGAGCAAGGCCCGCAGGGGCCGAAGGGCGATACCGGTGCCCAGGGATTGCAAGGCCCAAAAGGAGACCAGGGGGAACAGGGCATCCAAGGCCCGCAGGGGCCAAAAGGTGACACCGGAGACACCGGCCCGCAGGGTCCCGCAGGTGCGGATGGCGTCGGCCTCCCCACCGTGACCGCAGAGGACAACGGCATGTATGCGGGCGTGGTGGACGGAGCGTGGGGCAAAGTGAGCGCGCCGGGTGGGGGCAGAGAGTGGACACTGCTATGGGAACATACATTTTCGGAATCTGACGTGGGTACGGCATATTGGGAATGGAATGTACCCGACATAACAGAGATATCAGTCAGGACCTGGGGGCTACAGTCAAATCAAACGATGGGGTGGCAGCTTAAAGTCAATGGGGCAAGCCTCACAAATAACGTGGCCGTCCGCAACACGGATGGCATCAAGCATCAAATCATACATGCCATATTTGCCGGAGCCCATTGGATCACACGGATATCCACCTATGACTATGACGCGATGTCTGCGTCCTCGCTAAATAATACGGCATCGCCCACTGGCGCAAATATGGGAGATGGTAAAGCCCAAACGATCCAGTTTGCCCAAAGCGCCGTACAGGACTACCAGATATATAGCGGACAAGTAAAGATTTGGGTGAGGTAGCGATATGTACAAAGTAATAGATAATGTCAAAATCCTCATGACAGCAGAAGAACTCGCGGAGCTGGAGGCCATGGGACAGGCCCAGCCCCCCATCTCGCCCACAGAGGCGGAACGGCTCTCCGCGTTGGAGGCGGCCATGCTGGAGCTGATGATGGGAGGGACGGGCGATGTATGAGTTTATCCGCATTCAGTATCGTCTGGGCCGTCTGACGGCGGAGCAGGTGTGCTTCATGGCCCCGAAGTGGATCACTGCCGATCAGGCGGAAGAGATTATCCATATGTGACAGGCCAACTTGGCCGGAAAGGAAAATTATTATGAAGCATCTGTACGAGTACATCAACGAGATCATGGACATCGCCGAAGTCAATCAGGTGGAGCCGCAGAACGCCAAGGATATGTTTTTGGCCAACATCCGGAACGCCGGGGACCCCACGCTGCCCCACTACAGGGGCGCGGGGGATGTGGACTACGCCGCGCTGGCGGAGGACCTGCCCAGACTAACCAATGAGGGAGCGGCCCTCACTCAGGCGTTATTTGACCACTACAAGGCGCTGGTGGAGCTCCGCAGGGCAGGGCGGTACGCCGAGGCGGTGGAGCTGATGCGCGGGGCGGTGGAGGCGGCTGAGGGTGATGAGTAAGTACATCGCCTCCATCCCACTGGGGGACATAGACAGGATACGAATCTACATCAACTCCGGCAAGCTGCCCCTCCGACAGATTGTGGCCCAGGAGGAGCCGGACCTTGCGATCACGGGCAACTTTTGGCTCTACGGCAGCTATCAGCCCGCGTGCCCCATCAAGGCTGACGGGAAGGTGCTGGCGACCGACGCATACCACTACCCGGCTCTGATCTGGGATACCGGGCCGGACATCTCCATGGGCATAGTCCCGCCCGGCGGGGCCTGCGGCAAGGCGAACTATATTGCAAATTCCGCCGGACTCTACCAGGGCAAGCCGGAGACCATGTACTGCAAGCCCGATGTCCGGGGGCGTCGCGGCCGGACGGGGT contains:
- a CDS encoding collagen-like protein, with protein sequence MRLRATGQTLELVESERLVSGSVEIYTAAFEFDAAWDGYAKTAVFTDDMGRSAEIALTDNTCTVPWEILRAGKYIHIGIYGVNGDKRYPTIYTANGLRVFEGALPANPSQPPSPTEYEQLLSMIGDTSALKTTDKSSLVAAINEIYQAGGGGKSVTDAQVNGDGDLIITLSDGTTINAGHVVGAEGAQGPEGPQGPPGAEGEQGPAGPKGDTGEQGPQGPKGDTGAQGLQGPKGDQGEQGIQGPQGPKGDTGDTGPQGPAGADGVGLPTVTAEDNGMYAGVVDGAWGKVSAPGGGREWTLLWEHTFSESDVGTAYWEWNVPDITEISVRTWGLQSNQTMGWQLKVNGASLTNNVAVRNTDGIKHQIIHAIFAGAHWITRISTYDYDAMSASSLNNTASPTGANMGDGKAQTIQFAQSAVQDYQIYSGQVKIWVR